The Maridesulfovibrio hydrothermalis AM13 = DSM 14728 DNA window TCTTGCAGATTGGCGAGGACCGTATGTGTTGAAAGGTCTGATTACAGCTATGGGGGTGTCAAAGGAACGAAAAAAAGAAAGAGCTATTTGATCAGCCCCAATCTTGCTGGCAGAATATGGAGATTGTCCCTGTAGAGGGTGCTCCTCGGTGATAGGTACAAACATAGCACTGCCATATACTTCGCTTGTGGAAGTGTGAACAATTTTTTCAATATTAAGATCTTTTGCCGCCTGCACAATATTAAGCGTGCCAGTGATATTGGTATCAATGTATGTTGCTGGAGAGTGATATGAGAAAGGAATTGCTATAAGTGCTGCAAGGTGTAATACCGCATCACATCCATTCATGGCTGTTTTGACCCCATTAAAATCTCTGACATCTCCACAAAAAACATCAACCTCTTTAAGAATTTTGGGGTCACACCGGTCAAGCCAGCCCCATGAGTTAAATGAGTTGTATAGTGTGAATGCTCTGACATGATATCCATCTCTGACAAGAGCCTCTGTGAGGTGTGATCCAATGAAGCCATCGGCGCCAGTAACAAGAATATTTTTCATATTAATCTCCTTGAAAGTTCTAATTATGCCCAGTTTTTGTTCGGGGAGTGAATCCGGCTGGAGAGTTTTTGGCTACATGGTTAGCTGGAACATCTTTAAGTACAAGTGAATTACTGCCGATAACCACATTACCACCAATGGTCAATTCTTCGAGGACAAGTGAATTTGCGAACAAGGTGACATCGTTTCCAATTATGCATCTTTTTCCGGCATCTACAGTATGGCCGATGGTGCATCCCTGATAAACCGTGAATCTTTTGCCTATGCTGTTTCTGTTGCCGATACCTTGAAGAGTCGGAAATCCTTCATCAATATTATTTGCGGCAAGGGCAGCTTCAACTGTCCAGCCGATCAAAGGTTTACCTAGCAGAGGCTTGATGTTCTTATCGGAAAGGTATTTAGTATCTCCCTGCACTGGGGTGATTACGATCATTTAGTCATCTACCCCGTCAAGATATTTGGCGACAATGAATCCGTGTTCATCAATGTAAGCATTGTTTTCAGGGAGGAAATAGGTTGGATTCCACTGCTGTCTTTCTTTCACTGTGTAATTGGTGCGGATATGGAGAAAGCCGTCATCATCTTTTTTGATAATTGAACCTTCATACAAAGTTACCTTCCCTATATATGTCATGAGTGCATAACTGGGTTTGGCTCTGCCGGATATAACACCTGAAGCGGTGAGTTGTCTGGTCAGGTCGAGTCCTTTTTTCACGGAGGTACGCAGATGGTGTGTACCTTTCATGGGGATGGAGTGAAAAAGGTAATGGGCTTCAAAGCCGAGGTAGCGTAGCCTGTCGTATAGTTCAGTCAGATCTTCTATGGTGTCGTTAATGCCTTTAAGGAAAACATTTTGGGCATAGAGGGTCACGCCGCTCTTTTTAAGTTTTCGGAATATTTTTTCAGTTTCTGGAGTAAGTTCGACTGCATGGTTGCACTGGCAGGCAACTTCGAATTGTACTTCTTCTCTGTAGGCATTGAAAAACTGATAAAATTCAGTGTTAAATGAGTCGGGGCTGTGAATGGGAAGCCTGGTTCCGATCCTGATGATTTTGATGTTGGCTGCTTTTTGAACAACTTCTGAAATCAAATACTTGAGCAGGGTGGGGACCATGAAGGGATCGCCGCCGGTGATGAGTAGTTCTCTCAGTTCCGGGTCTTCGGAGACGTACTTAACTATGTCGTCTACATCGGATTTGGATAGCTGGGTATAATCATAGTTTGCACGTAGACAGTATCGGCAATGAGCGGCACAAAGCATTGTAAGGTCGATTACCAACTGTCTTCGGTATAAGCGTTCAATCCCGCGTGGAAGGCCGTCAGTGTGGTCCACACAGGCTTCGTAGTGTTTGAGGTTTTCCTCCTGTTGCCCTGCTTCTTCTTCAGGTGTGTAGACGAACTGGCGATATAAAGCCTGATAGCCTCGTGAATTATCTCCATACTTTTCTTTTTGTTCATCCATCAGACGTTGAAGATGTGGAGAAACCTTATTGATAAATTTTCCATTAATAAGACCAGCCATTTTCCTACTCCTTACTTCTTGCTGAAGGGCCTGGCCGGAACGCCTGCATATACAGCATCTCCGGGAAGGTCTTTAGTTACAACAGAGCCTATTCCTACCAGAACATTGTCACCAATGCTTACATCCGGTCTTACAGAGACATTAACACCAATGAAGCAGTCTTTTCCGACAGTCACTCTACCTGAGAAAACAGTTCCTGCAGCCACCTGAGTATTGGCTCCAATACGGACTTCATGTCCAACCTGAGCTAAGTCATCAATTTTGGCTCCATTTTCAAGAACAGTGATTCCGAGAGAAGGGCGCTCAATAGATGAACCTGAACCTATCCAGACATCATTGCCAATTTTGATTGAACCGATCTGAGGGACGTGCATCAGTTCATTTTCAACTTCCAGAAAACTGAACCCCTCGGATCCGATCACAGCGTTGTCCTTTATAACGCATCCTGAGCCTATGGTTGTTTTGCCAAGAATGGTGACGTTATTTCCAATGAAAGTATTATTGCCTACTGTCACATCGCCGATGATAACTGCATGTTCACCAACGTTGACATTGATGCCTATTTGGGCTGTCTCAGCTATTTTTGCTGAATTTGCGATTGAGTGTGGAAGTTGTTCAATGAAAAATTCGTTCACTATTCTGTAAAAGGCAATTTTCGGATTAGCGCAGGGGATAAATGCGACATCGCTGTTGATAGATATATCGTAGTCTTCAGGGCAGAATAAAAGCACATTTTTAAGTTTTTTAACTTCTTCAACTTCAGTGGGAGGAATGAAGGTGAATCCGTTTTCTTTCATGGTCTTGAAGTGGCACGGAAAGTTTACCGGAACATTTTTACCTGCAATATCAAGTCCAAGATAATGGGCTATTTCCGAGCTGTAGAGGTGGTTTTCTTTGCTTCTAAACATGGTATTCCCCTGTTTTCCGATTTGTTAAATTCTAACTATGCTTTTAAGCTTGTTGCCGTTTTTGCTGAGATGTTCAACAAGCTTGATGTCAGGACTGATAAAAAGATTTTTACGGATTTCGGCCTGTAGCAGTTTTGCAAGTTCTTTGTCTTTTACGTGATGGGCTGTTTCCACTTTTACGGTGATATGCTCAACTGGCTCTTCAGATGGAATTTCTACTTGATAATTGCCGGAAAGCTCTGCGTGTTTTGAGATAATGCTGCGTAGTGATTCTGGAAAAAAATTGATCCCTTTGACAACCAGCATGTCATCAGCCCGGCCCACAACGTTGAATTTGAAGTCCAGCCCATTGCTGCGTTCTACCTCTGAGATGATATGAAAAATGTCTCCAGAGCGGTAGCGGATAACAGGCTGGCATTCTTTATCAAGGTTGGTGAAAATAGCTTCACCTATTGCTCCTTTTTCGACCGGAACCAGATTACCGTCAGTGTCCATCAATTCCAGATGGAGATGTGGCCCGGGGAGGTAGTGCAGTCCATCCCTGTCGAGTCCTTCAGAGCCAATCATGCTCAGCACATCAGACATGCCGTAGTTGGCGTTCATGGCCCGCATACCCCATTCATTTTCAATGCGTTCCCGGAAGGCTTTATTCTGCATTCCCGGTTCGCCTCCGAAATACCCTGCTTTCATGCCCAGATCTTTAGGGTTCTTGCCGAATTTTTCTTTAAGCACACGTTTGATGATGTTCAGGTATGATGGTGTTGAGTGCAGGGACGGACTGTCAAATTCGAGCAGTAAAGCTACAAGGGCCTCTGTATTTCCAACACTGTAGGGAACTACGGCCGCGCCTGTTCGTTCCAGGCTTGCGTGATCAGTGAAGCCGCCCATCCACATGGAGTAGTTCATGCAATTGAAGACGATCTCATCCTGGTGCATGCCTGAGATTTTAAAACCACGAGATCCTACTGAAGTGACAACATCTAGGTCGTGGTCAGTCAATGCCAGAAGCAGAGGGCGATTTGTTGTACCGGAAGTCCTGTGAATGCGGGCAAGGCGGTTGCGGTCAACACACAAATTTGAACCAAAAGGCTGATTTTGAATTTGATCGGCAAGAAGATCCCGTTTAGACATCAAGGGGACATCTTCAAAACAAGAAATATTACAGTCTCGGTATAGCCCTTGGTAAAATGGGCTTTTGGAAATAATAGATTCAATATATTTCATGCGTGATGACATAACAAGCCTCTTTATTTAAGGGAGTTGAAGTCTTTTACTACAACAAGTTTTTTGTTTTCAATCCTATAAATCTTGTCACATGCTTCAATTGTTGAAATGCGGTGGGCAATGACTAGGATGGTTATATTTTTTCCCAGAGAGTATATTTGCTTCATGATTCTTTCTTCAGTACTGGTATCCAGAGCAGAAGTGGCTTCATCAAGTATGAGAAGTTGCGGCTCCTGATATATTGCCCGGGCAATTCCAAGGCGTTGCTTTTGTCCTCCGCTAAGAAAAGCTCCATTTTCTCCAACTTTAGTTTCAGCTCCATCCTGTGCTTGCATGGTCTGATAAAGATCAGCCTTTTTTAATGCTGCATCAATCTTGCCAACATCATAAGGGCGTCCAAAGGAAATGTTGTCACCGACTGTTGAGTTAAACAACAGCATGTTCTGGGGAATATATCCGATCTGTTGCCACCAGGCTGGAATATTCGTTTCATCAAGCTTCGTCCCGTCAATTGAAATCGTTCCAGAATAATCTGGGTAGAGGCCTATTAAAATATCAGCAATGGTACTTTTCCCAGAGCCGCTGGGACCGATGAGCGCGACCTTTTCACCTTTTTTAATATTTAAGCAAGCTTTTTCTAAAACAGTATTACCTTGGTAGCTAAATGATATGTCATGTAAGTCTATTTCATTTTTAAATTCAATTGGTGCAGTGCCGAGCTTCTCTTTACTGAGGTTGAAGTCGCGTTGAACAATACGTAAGCTTTCAGTTTGGTAACGTATGTTATTATAGCTGGAGAGTATGCGATTTAATGAAGGCAGAAGTCTGTATAGTGAGACTGCATAGATTGAAACAATTGGAATCACCGCGGAAGGGTTATCATATTTATATGTTATGAAAAGTATTATGCTGATAATTGTTGAAAAACCGATAGTTTCCAGAGAAAGTCTGGGAACATGGGAAAGAACTGCGCTATAAACATTTGCTCCGACAACTTCTCTGCCGGATTTTTTGAATTGGTCCAACATAGATTTTTCACTGGAAAAGATGCGGATAATTTTCAGGTTGTTGAATGTCTCGCTGATGATATTGTAGTATGTGTCCTGACTGTTGCAGCGGATTGTGCCAGCGGCGGTCATTTTTTTGGAAACTGTTTTTAGAAAAAGAGCAACCATAGTTCCCAGTCCAAGAGTGATGACCAAGGTTATCTGGTAATTAGTATATAAAATAAGGCTGAAAAGCAGCAAGGCAACAAACATTTCTGACATGAGCATAAGCATTGCTCTAAGTACTGCAGACATATTTGTCATTTCAGTTACAAGCATTTTGGCAATGGATGATGTTTTGCCTTGATTAAATTTTTTATAATTAAGTCTTAGGTAGTTATTAAAAATGTGTATCGCAAGATTGTAGGAAAAATTCTCGCAGTACCTGTTCAAAATGTACATATACAGAATATTTACCATGCTTCGGAAAACATAGTATGCGATTAGAAATATGCCTGAATATATAATAAATTCAGAATGTGAGTTGAATTTAAAAAAAGTGTAAACATAATTGAAATATTTGTTGTCTGCAATAATAGAAGGGTCGCTTGCCATTGATATGAATGGCATTATTGCTCCCACACCGCCGACTTCAATAAGAGATAATAAGATTGTGAACAAAGTTATCAGGATAAACTTGTTCTTATCTTTTGCATTGAAAAAGGAAAAAATAGTTTTAAACATCAGAATGTTTTCCCATTACCCTTAATCTTCAATCTCGTAGTCATTTACATACCAGTCAACAGTGCGCTTAAGGCCTTCCCTGAAGCTCATTTCAGGCTGATAGTTAAGGAATTTTTCAGACTTTGAAATGTCAGAACAGCGGTGTTTTACCGCATCCCAGTCACGTCTTTCTTTGTATATTATTTCAGATTTTGATTTAGTGAATTCTATGATCATTTCAGCCAGAGTTTTGATTTCGGTCTGCTCTCCTGTACCGCCGTTGAATATGTCCCCGTCGACGGTTTCAGATTGAGCTGCCAGTGTAAGGAGTTGCGCAGTATTACCTACAAAGGTGAAGTCTCTTGTTTCAGTTCCGTCTCCGGTAATATTAAGAGGCTCGCCCTTGATGGCCCGTACGATAAAGTTGGGGATAACGTTACGGTATGCGCCATGCGGCTCGTATGGCCCGTAGGTATTGAAAACCCTGATGGACACAGAGGGGATTTTATACATGGTAGCGTAATACTTTACATACAGTTCAGCTGTATATTTGTTAATGGCATATGGAGTCTCGTGGGGATAGATATAGTCATCCTCACGCATGATGGCTGCGTTGCCGTATACACAGGAAGAAGAGGTGTAGACGAATTTATTGAGCTCATCATTTTCTTTGCAGATTTCAAGCAGGTTCATGGTTCCTATTATATTGGCCTGTACATCCTTGAAGGGATGATCCACAGAATTCTGGTTTGCAAAATGGGCAGCCAGATGGAAAACATAGTTCGGTTTGAACTTTTCCATATCCTTGCGGTACGCATCAATCTCACCGATATCGGCTTTTACAAAGGTAATACGCTCATCTTTTGGCAGGTAGTCCTTATATCCGGAAGAAAGGTTGTCAATAACCATGATTGCTGCGGCTCCGTTCTTGAGTAGCCTTTCAATCAGATTCAGTCCGATGGCCCCGGCTCCGCCGGTGACCAGAATTTTGGCATTATTCATTTATTAGAGCCTCGCGTATATTTTTATAACTGTTGTTCATGTTGTAAAAGTTTTGACCGTTCTCAATAAGGATAGAACTGTCTGCCTTTTCTATGCGCCTGAGAAGGGCTGCAATGGAGGGCACATCTGCACTGTCAGCAACCAGAAGGTCTTTCTGGATATCGCGTACAATGCTGGTTGTTGTGGATGAAAGGGGGGTCAGTGCCACAACTGGTTTCCCGGCTCCGATATAATCTGCAAGCTTTGAGGGAAAGAACGGAGAGTCTTTGAGAGGGGCGTCAATAACCATGAGAATGTCTGCCTCTGAAAGCACCCGTATGGAATCGAGATAAGGAATAGGGTCGAAAAATTTTATAAGCTCAGGACACTTTTCCTCGGCAAGACGGCGTTCCTCGTCTTTCATGCGGCCATAAAAATGAAATTCCAGATTTTCGGGCCGTACATTTGCGACTGCTTCAATGAATGGAGCAGCGGAGCGCAGTCCATAAATATTACCGGTGTGAGCCACTATTTTTTTCTGTGATTCAGTTGTCTTGCGGGTGTACAGAGCCGGATCAAAGACATGGGGCAGGACTTTTATTCTGGAAGCATCGGCGTCAAGGCCGCTGACAAACAGGTCGCGGGTTTTATCAGAGGTGACAGTGATGGTGTCAGCTTTTGAAATGACACTCTTTTCAAATATTTTGTTGATTTTTTTCTGAAGCCTGCTGCGGTAAGATACATAGGGATTAAGAGTCCAGGGGTCGGAAAAATGCGCAGTCCAGTTCAGCTCGGGGTTAGCCTTTTTAACAGCAAGGCCCGTCAGATGATTAACCAGCGGGGTGGAGTGAGTGTACAGATTCTCAATGTTAAATTCCGATATCAGTCTCAGTGCTGCTTTTGCAGCCGGAAATCTCCACCAGAATTTACGGTCGGTAATTTCCAGCCCTGCACAGAGATAATGCAGCCATTTTTCACAGGGAATTCTGTTAATCCGGTGAATAGTCAAATTGTCATGATAGCGGACTAAGGCCGGATCAAGAAATTCAAAGTCCGGCTGGGAGCAGCAGGTCAGAACATGCACTCGGTGGCCGTTACCGGCCAGAGTGATGGCCCTGCGCTGTACCTGAATGGACTCCGGCGAAAGGATCGGCGGGAAGTCGTATGCTATGAAAAGGATAGATTTTTTCATATTTATATAGTGCGGCTGTCCATAAGCCGTTTGTATAGTTCTGAGTATCTGGATTCCGTTTGCAGCGGATTCCAGTTTTTGTGTGAGTATTCCCGTGCTTTTTCGCCAAGGCGTTTACGGTAATTTTGGTCTGCCATTTTTTGAATCGCCTCCGCATACCCTGATGCAGAATTTTCAACAAGTGTGACCCAGTCTTCCTCGTATTCGGGAACTTGATTTTTCGGTCTTTTATTTACAATGACAGGCAGACCGCTAAGAGATGCTTCCAGAATAGTTTTAGGAATTCCATCATAGTCACAGTGGATGGCAAATACATCAAAGGAGGGTATTTTTTCGCAAAGCTCATCATTGTCCATGCGCTCAATGAAAATAGCTTTTCCCGGACCATCAAATCCGGCAGCTTTTTGCTTAAGCTCTTCACGCAGAGGTCCGTCACCGACGATGGTGATTTCTACACCTTCTGTAATAGCGGCCTTGATGAGGTGTTCGGGATTTTTGCCCGGAATGAGCCGGCCTACAGATAAAATTTTTATGGAGCCATCTGTGCTGTAGTCGGACTTGGTTGTGACTTTATCTGGGTTGACAGCGTTGTAGATGGTTTCATGTGAACAGGTCTGGTAGTCGTTCACGTATGGCAGCAGAGAGCGGTAGATGACAACCACGGAGTCGGCGTTTTTCAGGGTTACCCTCTCCACTGCTGCGGTAAAGTGGTAATAGAGGAAATTTTTCCAGCCGAAGTTTAAATTGCTGCGGTTTTCATCGGGGTGAGTATGCAGGGATACCACGTATGGGATACCCAGTTCTTTTTTTATTTCAGATGCAACAAATCCGTTAATGTAATTGCCGTAGCAGCGTATGAGGTCGGGTTTGATTTTTTTTGCCAGTTCAACCCCCTCGGCAGCCCACTTTTTAAGAAGAGCGGGCCGCCAGAAGAGGGACTTTAGCAATAGTGATTTGCCGGCAGGTAGGTTGTGGATGTGCAATCCGGCATTGCCTGCCATTTTTTGCAGGTTCTTCGGATTGGGTTGATCCCCGTTGGTCATCAGTATGTGAACATCATCAAAGACATCACCGGGATTATAGTAGCGTGAGGTCATTTCGCCTTTCCCCTCAAGGTGGGAGAGGCGGTCAGTGATAATATTCAGAAGGACTTTACCCATCTATACCGGCCTTTCAATCTTATTTGCAGAGAATAAGGCTGTTTTCGCCTTTTTCTTCATATTTTTTATTGCAGCGCACGCATTCCAGAGATTGCGGCAGAATTTCACCGCATTCGCAGGTCCAGCCGATTCTGCGGGCGGGGCTTCCTGCCATGAGCGCGTATGCGGGAACGTCTTTTGTTACCACCGCACCTGCGCCGATAAGGGCGTAGCTGCCGATTTCATTTCCGCAGATAATGGTGCAGTTGGCCCCCAGAGAGGCTCCTTTTCTGACCAAAGTTTCGCGTACTTCATTCATGCGTGTAACGTGCGCGCGGGGATTGAATACGTTGGTGAAAACCATGGATGGGCCGCAGAAAACGTCATCTTCAAGGGTTACCCCTTTGTATACAGAGACATTGTTCTGGATCTTGCAACCGTTGCCGATTTTCACATCTGGTCCGGCAACAACGTTCTGACCGAGATTGCAGTTCCTGCCGATAGTCGTTCCACCTAGGATGTGGGAGAAATGCCAGACTTTACTGCCTTCTCCGATTTCCACACCGTCATCTACGATGGCGGTCTTGTGAACCTTGGCAGATGTTTTTTCAGCTTCAGCATTCAGGATAACTTCGCACCCTTTTTTA harbors:
- a CDS encoding phenylacetate--CoA ligase family protein encodes the protein MSKRDLLADQIQNQPFGSNLCVDRNRLARIHRTSGTTNRPLLLALTDHDLDVVTSVGSRGFKISGMHQDEIVFNCMNYSMWMGGFTDHASLERTGAAVVPYSVGNTEALVALLLEFDSPSLHSTPSYLNIIKRVLKEKFGKNPKDLGMKAGYFGGEPGMQNKAFRERIENEWGMRAMNANYGMSDVLSMIGSEGLDRDGLHYLPGPHLHLELMDTDGNLVPVEKGAIGEAIFTNLDKECQPVIRYRSGDIFHIISEVERSNGLDFKFNVVGRADDMLVVKGINFFPESLRSIISKHAELSGNYQVEIPSEEPVEHITVKVETAHHVKDKELAKLLQAEIRKNLFISPDIKLVEHLSKNGNKLKSIVRI
- a CDS encoding glycosyltransferase, with protein sequence MGKVLLNIITDRLSHLEGKGEMTSRYYNPGDVFDDVHILMTNGDQPNPKNLQKMAGNAGLHIHNLPAGKSLLLKSLFWRPALLKKWAAEGVELAKKIKPDLIRCYGNYINGFVASEIKKELGIPYVVSLHTHPDENRSNLNFGWKNFLYYHFTAAVERVTLKNADSVVVIYRSLLPYVNDYQTCSHETIYNAVNPDKVTTKSDYSTDGSIKILSVGRLIPGKNPEHLIKAAITEGVEITIVGDGPLREELKQKAAGFDGPGKAIFIERMDNDELCEKIPSFDVFAIHCDYDGIPKTILEASLSGLPVIVNKRPKNQVPEYEEDWVTLVENSASGYAEAIQKMADQNYRKRLGEKAREYSHKNWNPLQTESRYSELYKRLMDSRTI
- a CDS encoding ABC transporter ATP-binding protein; its protein translation is MFKTIFSFFNAKDKNKFILITLFTILLSLIEVGGVGAIMPFISMASDPSIIADNKYFNYVYTFFKFNSHSEFIIYSGIFLIAYYVFRSMVNILYMYILNRYCENFSYNLAIHIFNNYLRLNYKKFNQGKTSSIAKMLVTEMTNMSAVLRAMLMLMSEMFVALLLFSLILYTNYQITLVITLGLGTMVALFLKTVSKKMTAAGTIRCNSQDTYYNIISETFNNLKIIRIFSSEKSMLDQFKKSGREVVGANVYSAVLSHVPRLSLETIGFSTIISIILFITYKYDNPSAVIPIVSIYAVSLYRLLPSLNRILSSYNNIRYQTESLRIVQRDFNLSKEKLGTAPIEFKNEIDLHDISFSYQGNTVLEKACLNIKKGEKVALIGPSGSGKSTIADILIGLYPDYSGTISIDGTKLDETNIPAWWQQIGYIPQNMLLFNSTVGDNISFGRPYDVGKIDAALKKADLYQTMQAQDGAETKVGENGAFLSGGQKQRLGIARAIYQEPQLLILDEATSALDTSTEERIMKQIYSLGKNITILVIAHRISTIEACDKIYRIENKKLVVVKDFNSLK
- a CDS encoding glycosyltransferase, which produces MKKSILFIAYDFPPILSPESIQVQRRAITLAGNGHRVHVLTCCSQPDFEFLDPALVRYHDNLTIHRINRIPCEKWLHYLCAGLEITDRKFWWRFPAAKAALRLISEFNIENLYTHSTPLVNHLTGLAVKKANPELNWTAHFSDPWTLNPYVSYRSRLQKKINKIFEKSVISKADTITVTSDKTRDLFVSGLDADASRIKVLPHVFDPALYTRKTTESQKKIVAHTGNIYGLRSAAPFIEAVANVRPENLEFHFYGRMKDEERRLAEEKCPELIKFFDPIPYLDSIRVLSEADILMVIDAPLKDSPFFPSKLADYIGAGKPVVALTPLSSTTTSIVRDIQKDLLVADSADVPSIAALLRRIEKADSSILIENGQNFYNMNNSYKNIREALINE
- a CDS encoding NAD-dependent epimerase/dehydratase family protein, whose translation is MNNAKILVTGGAGAIGLNLIERLLKNGAAAIMVIDNLSSGYKDYLPKDERITFVKADIGEIDAYRKDMEKFKPNYVFHLAAHFANQNSVDHPFKDVQANIIGTMNLLEICKENDELNKFVYTSSSCVYGNAAIMREDDYIYPHETPYAINKYTAELYVKYYATMYKIPSVSIRVFNTYGPYEPHGAYRNVIPNFIVRAIKGEPLNITGDGTETRDFTFVGNTAQLLTLAAQSETVDGDIFNGGTGEQTEIKTLAEMIIEFTKSKSEIIYKERRDWDAVKHRCSDISKSEKFLNYQPEMSFREGLKRTVDWYVNDYEIED
- a CDS encoding cytidylyltransferase domain-containing protein, whose amino-acid sequence is MIVITPVQGDTKYLSDKNIKPLLGKPLIGWTVEAALAANNIDEGFPTLQGIGNRNSIGKRFTVYQGCTIGHTVDAGKRCIIGNDVTLFANSLVLEELTIGGNVVIGSNSLVLKDVPANHVAKNSPAGFTPRTKTGHN
- a CDS encoding NAD-dependent 4,6-dehydratase LegB; the protein is MKNILVTGADGFIGSHLTEALVRDGYHVRAFTLYNSFNSWGWLDRCDPKILKEVDVFCGDVRDFNGVKTAMNGCDAVLHLAALIAIPFSYHSPATYIDTNITGTLNIVQAAKDLNIEKIVHTSTSEVYGSAMFVPITEEHPLQGQSPYSASKIGADQIALSFFRSFDTPIAVIRPFNTYGPRQSARAVIPTIITQLANGADRIKLGSLTPTRDFNYISDTVNGFIKIMESKNSIGEIINVGSGFEISIGDTANLIAECMGVKVKIETDSQRLRPENSEVDRLMADRSKAKLLLGWTPEYGSLEGFKKGLCETIEWFKEPINLTAYKSHIYNI
- a CDS encoding GNAT family acetyltransferase, encoding MAGLINGKFINKVSPHLQRLMDEQKEKYGDNSRGYQALYRQFVYTPEEEAGQQEENLKHYEACVDHTDGLPRGIERLYRRQLVIDLTMLCAAHCRYCLRANYDYTQLSKSDVDDIVKYVSEDPELRELLITGGDPFMVPTLLKYLISEVVQKAANIKIIRIGTRLPIHSPDSFNTEFYQFFNAYREEVQFEVACQCNHAVELTPETEKIFRKLKKSGVTLYAQNVFLKGINDTIEDLTELYDRLRYLGFEAHYLFHSIPMKGTHHLRTSVKKGLDLTRQLTASGVISGRAKPSYALMTYIGKVTLYEGSIIKKDDDGFLHIRTNYTVKERQQWNPTYFLPENNAYIDEHGFIVAKYLDGVDD
- a CDS encoding UDP-3-O-(3-hydroxymyristoyl)glucosamine N-acyltransferase; translated protein: MFRSKENHLYSSEIAHYLGLDIAGKNVPVNFPCHFKTMKENGFTFIPPTEVEEVKKLKNVLLFCPEDYDISINSDVAFIPCANPKIAFYRIVNEFFIEQLPHSIANSAKIAETAQIGINVNVGEHAVIIGDVTVGNNTFIGNNVTILGKTTIGSGCVIKDNAVIGSEGFSFLEVENELMHVPQIGSIKIGNDVWIGSGSSIERPSLGITVLENGAKIDDLAQVGHEVRIGANTQVAAGTVFSGRVTVGKDCFIGVNVSVRPDVSIGDNVLVGIGSVVTKDLPGDAVYAGVPARPFSKK